A portion of the Desulfurobacterium atlanticum genome contains these proteins:
- the fliF gene encoding flagellar basal-body MS-ring/collar protein FliF codes for MESKNLVDRFQEIFNKYFSIRNVAILIGILAVLSFLTVSLVKMTSTTDYAVLYSHLSPDDAGSILTVLQEEKVPYKVEGNGSIIMVPKDKVYDIRLKLAAKGLPSGKIVGFEIFDEPKLGITQFQEHIEYIRALEGELQRTINRIDAVWSSKVNIALPKDSVFVRDTDEPKASVILKLWPGKDLTKEQVKAIVFLVSHAVPGLKPENVTVADNRGRVLSDLIQEDDVVGDTNKEIQIKRQLEREIERKVESMLSKALGSNKVIARATVEIETGKLEKQSEIYDPDMTAVVSERKIQEKELGVENKTAGVPGTGTNVPPVISNQGNGQIRNSREKKDVTTNYDVSKTVEKKVAPIFIIKKISVGVLIDGRYKKGANGTEEFIPRSPEELKTYENLIKSVVGFDQKRGDKVTVVSVPFEAPKSQIQVVKAETFPIIYLVIGGVVFIIFAGIVIFLILRKRKKQAEIQPLGISTAEAVKAYGVASETAEEKMEKERKEIESLDIKSDPSYIKILDIAKDHPELIVQLVKEWLGEKVDVKS; via the coding sequence GTGGAATCAAAAAATTTAGTAGATAGATTTCAGGAGATTTTCAATAAGTATTTTTCCATTAGGAATGTTGCTATTTTGATTGGTATTCTTGCTGTTTTATCCTTTTTAACAGTTTCTCTGGTTAAAATGACATCCACTACTGACTATGCTGTTCTGTATTCCCATTTAAGTCCGGATGATGCTGGAAGTATTCTTACTGTTCTTCAGGAAGAGAAGGTGCCGTATAAAGTGGAGGGGAACGGAAGTATAATTATGGTTCCGAAAGACAAGGTTTATGATATCAGGTTAAAACTTGCTGCTAAAGGACTTCCTTCTGGAAAGATTGTAGGATTTGAGATATTTGATGAACCAAAGCTTGGAATTACCCAGTTTCAAGAGCACATAGAATATATAAGGGCTCTTGAAGGAGAGCTTCAAAGAACTATCAATAGAATTGACGCTGTCTGGAGTAGTAAGGTTAATATAGCTTTACCGAAAGATTCTGTTTTTGTCAGAGATACTGATGAGCCGAAAGCTTCTGTTATTCTAAAGCTGTGGCCTGGTAAAGATTTAACAAAAGAGCAGGTAAAAGCTATAGTTTTCCTTGTTTCTCATGCTGTTCCCGGGCTGAAGCCTGAAAATGTTACGGTTGCAGATAATAGGGGACGTGTTCTTTCAGACCTTATTCAGGAAGACGATGTTGTAGGAGATACAAATAAAGAGATACAGATAAAAAGGCAACTTGAGAGAGAGATTGAAAGGAAAGTAGAAAGTATGCTTTCAAAGGCTCTTGGCTCAAACAAAGTTATTGCCAGAGCTACCGTTGAGATAGAGACAGGTAAGCTTGAAAAGCAGTCGGAAATCTACGATCCTGATATGACTGCGGTGGTAAGTGAAAGAAAAATTCAGGAAAAAGAGCTTGGTGTTGAAAACAAAACAGCTGGAGTTCCTGGAACAGGGACAAATGTTCCTCCTGTAATTTCCAATCAGGGAAATGGTCAGATAAGAAATAGCAGAGAGAAAAAAGATGTAACTACAAATTATGATGTGTCAAAGACGGTTGAGAAAAAAGTAGCACCGATTTTTATCATAAAAAAGATAAGTGTTGGTGTTTTAATAGATGGAAGGTATAAAAAGGGAGCTAATGGGACTGAAGAGTTTATTCCCCGCTCTCCGGAAGAGCTTAAAACTTATGAAAATCTGATAAAGAGTGTTGTCGGTTTTGACCAGAAGAGAGGGGATAAGGTTACAGTTGTAAGTGTTCCTTTTGAAGCTCCTAAATCTCAGATTCAGGTTGTGAAAGCGGAAACTTTTCCAATAATTTATCTTGTTATTGGGGGAGTTGTTTTTATAATTTTCGCAGGTATTGTGATTTTCTTGATTTTAAGAAAAAGAAAAAAGCAGGCTGAGATTCAACCTTTAGGAATCTCTACTGCTGAAGCTGTGAAAGCTTATGGAGTTGCATCTGAAACAGCTGAAGAAAAAATGGAAAAAGAGCGAAAAGAGATAGAAAGTCTTGATATAAAATCTGACCCATCGTATATTAAAATTCTTGATATAGCTAAAGATCATCCAGAGCTTATTGTTCAACTTGTTAAAGAATGGTTAGGGGAAAAGGTAGATGTTAAATCTTGA
- a CDS encoding flagellar hook protein FlgE, whose protein sequence is MLQSFYTAFTGLNAEKNWLSVISDNIANVNTIGFKAERAVFEDLLASSVTTYNNNSPKNKEIGGGVFVSSTVKDFSQGTFMNTNNPLDMALDGEGFFMVKSNDGLTYYTRNGQFRLDANGDIINMLGMKIQGWMLDDKGNMAGAISNINVAMSMDPKITKEVAFKEPSNLDSRVDVITSAFDPADSTTFNYVNSQTVYDSLGNPHTLSYFFQKIDTGTWKVYTMMDGSLIPVMDGATGQYYKDIILKFDDTGMPTSATLDTQVTLTQNESLTAATPGIFTLTNLPVIGSIHIKSVDGVTMNIHDLGDGDGDGKGDLVDDNGNVVGTVDYTTGTITLTGDLSNSTNLTVDYLNSEVAGTVAGDFKDILVSGYDPNTGATSPFQFTVNYNGMRQLASDFIFYAEQDGNSKGDLMSVSVSEDGVVKASYSNGKVRDVARLAIATFKDKEILVRKGSWLYLPNQQTFTPVIMPGGVISKVRSGMLEMSNVDIASEFINLITAQRAYQANARVITTDDQILQETMNIKR, encoded by the coding sequence ATGCTACAGTCATTTTATACGGCATTTACAGGGCTTAATGCAGAAAAGAACTGGTTGTCTGTGATTTCAGATAATATTGCCAATGTTAATACTATCGGTTTTAAAGCTGAAAGAGCAGTTTTTGAAGACCTTCTTGCAAGCAGTGTTACAACTTATAATAACAATTCGCCTAAAAATAAAGAGATTGGTGGTGGTGTTTTTGTAAGTTCTACTGTGAAAGACTTTTCTCAAGGTACATTTATGAACACAAATAATCCCCTTGATATGGCTCTTGATGGAGAAGGGTTCTTTATGGTTAAAAGTAATGATGGGCTAACTTACTATACAAGAAATGGTCAATTTAGACTTGATGCCAATGGTGATATTATCAATATGCTTGGTATGAAAATCCAAGGATGGATGCTTGATGATAAGGGGAATATGGCAGGTGCTATAAGCAATATTAATGTTGCAATGAGTATGGATCCAAAGATTACCAAAGAGGTAGCTTTTAAAGAACCTTCAAACCTTGATTCGCGTGTTGATGTTATTACTTCCGCTTTTGATCCAGCTGATTCAACAACCTTTAACTATGTTAATTCTCAAACTGTTTATGATTCTTTAGGTAATCCGCATACTCTTTCCTACTTTTTCCAGAAGATAGATACAGGTACGTGGAAAGTTTATACGATGATGGATGGTTCCTTAATTCCCGTTATGGATGGTGCTACCGGTCAGTATTACAAAGACATAATTTTGAAATTTGATGATACTGGTATGCCAACTTCAGCAACTCTTGATACTCAAGTAACATTAACGCAGAATGAGTCTCTTACAGCGGCTACACCCGGGATATTTACTCTTACAAATTTACCTGTAATAGGAAGTATTCACATAAAATCTGTAGATGGTGTAACTATGAATATTCATGATTTAGGTGATGGTGATGGTGATGGCAAAGGGGATCTTGTTGATGATAATGGTAATGTAGTTGGAACTGTGGATTATACTACCGGAACTATTACGTTGACAGGAGATTTGTCTAACTCTACCAATTTAACTGTAGATTACCTGAATTCTGAAGTTGCAGGAACGGTAGCTGGTGATTTTAAAGATATTTTGGTGTCAGGATATGACCCAAATACAGGTGCAACTTCTCCATTTCAGTTTACTGTTAACTATAACGGTATGAGACAGCTTGCGTCCGATTTTATATTCTATGCTGAGCAGGATGGTAACAGTAAGGGTGACTTAATGTCGGTATCTGTCAGTGAAGATGGTGTTGTTAAAGCTTCCTATTCTAACGGAAAGGTTAGAGATGTTGCTCGCCTTGCAATTGCCACTTTCAAAGATAAAGAGATACTTGTAAGGAAAGGAAGCTGGCTTTACCTTCCAAATCAACAGACATTTACACCTGTAATAATGCCAGGTGGTGTTATTTCAAAAGTTAGAAGCGGTATGCTTGAGATGTCAAATGTTGATATAGCTTCTGAGTTTATAAATCTTATTACTGCTCAAAGAGCCTATCAGGCTAATGCAAGGGTTATTACAACTGACGACCAGATACTTCAGGAAACAATGAACATTAAGAGATAA
- a CDS encoding FliI/YscN family ATPase — translation MKERLKNLPRYKIKGKVVGVKGPLIESVLPKVCLGDFCKIDGRVETEVVGFKNGKTLLMAYSDTTGISVGSEIEPKPGSVRIGVSRELLGTVIDPFGNPLNKEKITYTDFTYLQGETVNPLRRDRIREPLDLGIRSINGLLTVGKGQRIGIFSGAGVGKSTLLGMIARYTEADVNVIVLVGERGREVREFIEDNLGEDGLRKSVVVVATSDQPPLAKIRAVLAGCAIAEYFCSQGSNVLLLVDSLTRLAMAQREIGLTVGEPPTTKGYVPSVFSLLAKVIERAGNFAGQGSITGIYTVLVEGDEIALDPVADAAVGYLDGHIVLSRAFANRRIFPAIDVLKSISRLTPQLVDEQVLRWQSLFIDLESTYRESLDMVNLGLYKKGTNPKIDLAIAVHDKMEEFLKQGVNCKVSLDESFSSLKSLIEYIASEGGKYGYTWSNL, via the coding sequence TTGAAAGAGAGATTAAAAAATCTTCCCAGGTATAAGATAAAAGGAAAAGTTGTAGGGGTTAAAGGGCCTCTTATAGAAAGTGTTTTGCCTAAGGTTTGTCTTGGAGATTTTTGTAAGATAGATGGTAGAGTTGAGACGGAAGTTGTTGGTTTCAAAAATGGAAAAACTCTTCTTATGGCTTATTCTGATACTACCGGTATAAGTGTTGGAAGTGAGATAGAACCAAAACCTGGTTCTGTAAGAATAGGAGTTTCTCGGGAACTTCTTGGTACAGTTATAGATCCTTTTGGTAATCCTCTGAACAAAGAAAAGATCACCTATACCGACTTTACCTATCTTCAGGGGGAGACCGTTAATCCTCTTAGAAGAGATAGGATAAGAGAGCCTCTTGACCTTGGAATAAGAAGTATAAATGGACTTTTAACGGTAGGCAAGGGACAGCGTATCGGTATTTTTTCTGGTGCTGGGGTTGGGAAAAGTACACTTCTTGGAATGATAGCAAGATATACCGAAGCTGATGTGAATGTTATTGTGCTTGTTGGTGAAAGGGGCAGGGAAGTAAGAGAGTTTATAGAGGATAATCTTGGTGAAGATGGCCTTAGAAAATCTGTTGTAGTGGTTGCAACTTCAGATCAGCCACCTCTTGCAAAGATTCGTGCTGTTCTTGCAGGGTGTGCGATTGCTGAATATTTCTGTTCGCAGGGAAGTAATGTTTTGCTGCTTGTAGATTCTCTTACAAGGCTTGCTATGGCTCAAAGGGAGATAGGGCTTACCGTTGGAGAACCGCCTACAACGAAAGGTTATGTTCCATCTGTTTTCTCTCTTCTTGCAAAGGTGATAGAGAGAGCCGGAAACTTTGCAGGTCAGGGCAGTATAACAGGAATTTATACTGTTCTTGTGGAAGGGGATGAAATAGCCCTTGACCCTGTTGCAGATGCAGCTGTTGGTTATCTTGATGGCCATATAGTCCTTTCAAGAGCTTTTGCAAATAGAAGAATATTCCCTGCTATAGATGTTTTAAAAAGTATAAGCAGATTAACACCTCAACTTGTTGATGAACAGGTTTTAAGGTGGCAATCTCTTTTTATAGATCTTGAATCAACGTACAGAGAAAGTCTTGATATGGTAAATCTTGGTCTTTACAAGAAAGGAACAAATCCAAAAATTGACCTTGCTATAGCTGTTCATGATAAAATGGAAGAGTTTTTAAAACAGGGGGTGAACTGTAAGGTTTCTCTTGATGAAAGTTTTTCCTCTTTGAAAAGTTTGATAGAATATATAGCAAGTGAGGGAGGAAAGTATGGATATACCTGGAGTAACCTATAA
- the flgC gene encoding flagellar basal body rod protein FlgC, with protein sequence MLFKGLEISLTGMSAQRIRIDVASSNLANANAINPVTGEPYRRKVPVFESVLVKEGNIPLNEVRVKEIAYDESPFKMKYDPNNPLADKDGYVTLPNVDPLKEMVDMVSAMRSYEANLTAFNTHKNMLTSSLEILRA encoded by the coding sequence ATGCTTTTTAAGGGACTTGAAATCTCTTTGACAGGGATGAGTGCTCAAAGAATCAGGATAGATGTGGCTTCAAGTAATCTTGCCAATGCAAATGCTATCAATCCTGTAACAGGAGAGCCTTATAGGAGGAAAGTACCTGTTTTTGAATCAGTGCTTGTTAAAGAAGGAAATATCCCTTTAAATGAGGTAAGGGTCAAAGAGATTGCCTATGATGAATCTCCTTTTAAGATGAAATATGATCCTAATAATCCTCTTGCTGATAAAGATGGTTATGTTACACTTCCAAATGTTGATCCTTTAAAAGAGATGGTGGATATGGTTTCTGCTATGAGAAGTTATGAGGCAAATCTTACTGCATTTAATACTCATAAAAATATGTTAACTTCAAGCCTTGAGATTTTAAGAGCGTAA
- a CDS encoding FliM/FliN family flagellar motor switch protein, with product MLKLDDLKDITLTLSLEVGKTVKPFGYLLKLKEGDVLPLDKNLEEFLSIKINGQQFAVGELIVVNDKFGVKVIDLE from the coding sequence ATGCTGAAGTTGGATGATTTAAAAGATATTACACTTACTTTAAGCCTTGAGGTTGGAAAGACAGTTAAACCTTTCGGTTATCTTTTAAAGCTTAAAGAGGGAGATGTTCTCCCTCTTGATAAAAATCTTGAGGAGTTTTTGTCAATAAAGATAAATGGGCAACAGTTTGCAGTTGGAGAGCTTATTGTGGTTAATGATAAGTTCGGTGTAAAGGTTATAGACCTTGAGTGA
- the flgB gene encoding flagellar basal body rod protein FlgB, which produces MWKKLDSISEMASFYLERSKVIQGNIANADTPNYVPKDLVFEKHLTEQTLKLKKTDQKHIDPFPEEEKKFKIEELNKYSGYDKNKVNVDEELGKLAESAIMYRTLVQALKKELTKMKVSITGR; this is translated from the coding sequence ATGTGGAAAAAGCTTGACAGTATTTCAGAAATGGCTTCCTTTTACCTTGAACGCTCGAAAGTGATACAGGGTAATATAGCTAATGCTGATACACCAAACTATGTTCCAAAAGATCTTGTATTTGAAAAGCATTTAACGGAGCAAACGTTAAAACTTAAAAAGACAGATCAAAAACATATAGATCCTTTTCCTGAAGAGGAAAAGAAATTTAAAATTGAGGAGTTAAATAAATATTCAGGTTATGATAAGAATAAGGTTAATGTTGATGAAGAACTTGGGAAGCTGGCTGAATCTGCTATCATGTATAGAACGCTTGTTCAGGCACTTAAGAAAGAGCTTACCAAAATGAAAGTTAGTATTACAGGGAGGTAG
- the fliP gene encoding flagellar type III secretion system pore protein FliP (The bacterial flagellar biogenesis protein FliP forms a type III secretion system (T3SS)-type pore required for flagellar assembly.), with amino-acid sequence MKKILVPIAFSFLLPVAAHGETLQNFVSGIGNLDVNLKIVLLITIISLAPAILITLTAFTRIVIILSLLRNALGTPQTPPNQVIIALSLFLTVFVMRPVFTKIDQVAIKPYMEKEITDVEAINRAIVPIKEFLIKNTRKEDMKLFMDLSGEKVKSPQELSMVTLIPAFIISEIKTAFIVVFVIYLPFIVIDMLVASILMSMGMMMIPPMMLSLPFKLILFVLSDGWELLIKAIVGSYR; translated from the coding sequence ATGAAAAAAATATTGGTTCCGATAGCTTTTAGTTTTCTACTTCCTGTTGCTGCTCATGGTGAAACTCTGCAGAATTTTGTTTCAGGAATAGGGAACCTTGATGTAAATTTAAAAATTGTTTTACTAATTACTATAATTTCTCTTGCTCCAGCTATTTTAATCACGTTAACAGCTTTTACCCGGATAGTTATCATTCTTTCCCTTTTAAGGAATGCTCTTGGAACCCCTCAAACGCCTCCAAACCAGGTAATAATAGCTCTTTCTTTGTTTTTAACAGTTTTTGTTATGAGACCTGTTTTTACGAAGATAGATCAGGTTGCGATAAAACCCTATATGGAGAAAGAGATAACAGATGTTGAAGCTATAAATAGGGCTATTGTTCCGATAAAAGAGTTTCTCATAAAAAATACGCGGAAAGAGGATATGAAGCTTTTTATGGATCTTTCTGGTGAAAAAGTGAAATCCCCGCAGGAACTTTCAATGGTTACATTGATTCCAGCTTTTATAATAAGTGAGATAAAGACCGCTTTTATTGTGGTGTTTGTTATCTATTTACCGTTTATTGTGATAGATATGCTTGTAGCAAGTATTCTGATGTCTATGGGGATGATGATGATTCCGCCTATGATGCTTTCTCTGCCCTTTAAGCTTATTCTGTTCGTTCTTTCCGATGGCTGGGAGCTGCTTATAAAAGCGATTGTTGGGAGCTATAGATGA
- a CDS encoding tetratricopeptide repeat protein, whose amino-acid sequence MRFFISLLLFLGFLLPSYGKTVDNNTQILINKPKILLERGIKQYKIGSYNTALEYFLKLLARDKKRGEYYRKALFMLAKTYMKIGIKTGNKQYLWQALDFLQLYFNSVKQPSWDYYYTKAHIYENLGFYDKGLDIYRVAFLKAKNDRQQVRTVMGILRCAVFLKRPDIIDEYYILLSTSPLTEKDKDELRFLRGLILFSKGKYDEAFKYFFETYRRNEAYLIENPEYYYIVAENIYRQGNYKLAEQLFKRIISFTRDKAVIRKAILRLGDAELRKGERKLASATYYDLVTSYPDSKEAVIAKLKLIAMMDKDKVLKYHLQSTQVEDFKNPLKFVIKTLIHSRDTYLGAFALADFGSFVLKSKSRKLFKQLKWELSLIFPGQLKYEQKEFIFSQWKPLILRLDDEKMCSLYKANPEFFKEVFDKETLIHIAYALGRCNERDLKLSLIRYIAKKWQNDKDLLLLAEALMESKDFEESIEILQKVREKNCMYYKLLIKNKLFLKEPIKQVKPLLLKLSKKCPSNDVDVVAFKIIVNLEDGKLNRAVSLFESNSALVKAYYKKDPILKLAVYKLISQLLMHNRYNTCLSVIDMIKETGNNCFLSAAQLISFSRLDKIEPAKAILPKVKMCKDTLSEIARVIYGDQILMKNLGRE is encoded by the coding sequence GTGAGGTTTTTTATATCGCTGTTGCTGTTTTTAGGTTTTCTTCTTCCTTCTTATGGGAAAACAGTAGATAATAACACTCAAATCTTAATTAATAAACCTAAAATACTCCTTGAAAGAGGAATTAAGCAATACAAAATAGGTTCTTATAACACTGCTCTTGAATATTTTTTAAAACTTCTGGCCAGGGATAAAAAGAGAGGGGAATACTATAGAAAAGCTCTCTTCATGCTTGCGAAGACTTATATGAAAATAGGAATCAAAACCGGGAATAAACAGTATTTATGGCAAGCACTTGATTTTCTACAGCTTTATTTTAACTCTGTAAAGCAGCCATCGTGGGATTACTACTACACAAAAGCTCATATATATGAAAATTTAGGATTTTACGATAAAGGGCTTGATATTTATAGGGTTGCTTTTCTTAAAGCGAAAAACGATAGGCAGCAGGTTAGAACTGTAATGGGAATTTTAAGGTGTGCCGTTTTTCTGAAAAGACCGGATATTATTGATGAGTACTATATTCTCCTTTCAACATCACCTTTAACAGAAAAGGATAAAGATGAGTTACGATTTTTAAGAGGATTGATACTTTTTAGCAAAGGTAAGTATGATGAAGCTTTTAAGTACTTTTTTGAGACATACAGAAGAAATGAAGCTTACTTAATAGAAAATCCTGAATACTATTACATTGTTGCAGAAAATATTTATAGGCAGGGAAACTATAAGCTTGCTGAACAGCTTTTTAAAAGAATAATAAGTTTTACCAGAGATAAAGCAGTTATAAGAAAAGCTATTTTAAGATTAGGGGATGCAGAATTAAGAAAAGGTGAAAGGAAACTTGCAAGTGCCACCTATTACGACCTGGTGACTTCTTATCCAGATTCTAAAGAGGCTGTGATTGCAAAATTAAAATTGATAGCGATGATGGATAAAGATAAAGTTTTAAAGTATCATCTTCAAAGCACTCAAGTAGAAGATTTTAAAAATCCGCTGAAATTTGTGATAAAAACTCTTATTCATTCAAGAGATACCTATCTTGGTGCCTTTGCTCTTGCTGATTTTGGGAGTTTTGTTTTAAAGAGTAAGAGTAGAAAGTTGTTTAAACAGCTTAAATGGGAGCTTTCTTTAATTTTTCCTGGTCAGCTTAAATATGAGCAGAAGGAGTTTATCTTTTCTCAATGGAAACCGTTAATTTTAAGATTGGATGATGAAAAAATGTGTTCTTTATACAAGGCGAACCCAGAATTTTTTAAGGAAGTTTTTGATAAGGAAACACTTATTCATATAGCATATGCTCTTGGCAGATGTAATGAAAGAGATTTGAAGCTTTCCCTTATCAGGTATATTGCGAAAAAATGGCAGAATGATAAAGACCTTCTTCTCCTTGCAGAAGCACTTATGGAAAGTAAAGATTTTGAAGAATCTATCGAAATACTTCAAAAAGTGAGAGAAAAGAATTGTATGTACTATAAGCTTTTGATAAAAAACAAACTCTTCTTGAAAGAACCTATTAAGCAGGTAAAGCCTCTTCTTTTAAAATTATCAAAAAAATGTCCATCTAACGATGTGGATGTTGTTGCCTTTAAGATTATTGTAAATCTTGAAGATGGGAAACTTAACAGAGCGGTTTCTTTGTTTGAAAGTAATAGCGCTCTTGTTAAAGCCTACTATAAAAAAGATCCGATATTAAAATTGGCGGTATATAAGCTTATTTCTCAATTGCTAATGCATAATAGATATAACACTTGTTTAAGTGTAATTGATATGATAAAAGAAACAGGGAACAACTGTTTTTTAAGTGCTGCTCAGCTTATATCTTTTTCAAGACTTGATAAAATAGAGCCTGCAAAGGCTATTTTACCGAAGGTGAAAATGTGCAAGGATACTTTAAGTGAGATTGCCCGAGTGATTTATGGGGATCAGATTCTTATGAAGAATCTGGGGAGAGAGTGA
- the fliE gene encoding flagellar hook-basal body complex protein FliE, giving the protein MKINGLGSIKGSLLSGVSETSSNRSKTSFTELLEDFIKDVNNDLNAASQAEEKIMNGNVENFEELLYTISKSEISLRLLVEIRNKALESYQEIMRMQV; this is encoded by the coding sequence ATGAAAATTAACGGTTTAGGTTCTATAAAGGGAAGTCTTTTATCAGGCGTTTCAGAAACTTCTTCCAATAGAAGTAAAACATCTTTTACGGAGTTACTTGAGGATTTTATAAAAGATGTGAATAACGATTTGAATGCCGCTTCACAGGCGGAAGAGAAGATTATGAACGGTAATGTTGAGAATTTTGAAGAGTTGCTCTATACAATTTCAAAGTCAGAAATTTCTTTAAGGCTTCTTGTTGAAATAAGAAACAAAGCTCTTGAAAGCTATCAGGAAATAATGAGAATGCAGGTTTAA
- a CDS encoding flagellar basal body-associated FliL family protein, with protein sequence MAEEEKQEQVAEGEEQKGGGKKKLILLVVLLLVLGGGGFAAYKFMFAKKEKVTEEQKAQKIIEEIKATENVGIMYDLGTFTVNLADKDIERYLRISIILELKDQKVQQEVEKRLPEIKDAIISLLLTKRSTDLRTPEGIEFLKEEIAKRVNAILPLGGVKNVYFTDFIIQTG encoded by the coding sequence ATGGCTGAAGAGGAAAAGCAGGAGCAGGTTGCAGAAGGGGAAGAGCAGAAAGGTGGCGGAAAAAAGAAGTTAATTTTACTGGTTGTTTTGCTTCTTGTTTTAGGTGGTGGCGGTTTTGCTGCCTATAAATTTATGTTTGCCAAAAAGGAAAAGGTTACAGAGGAGCAAAAGGCTCAGAAGATTATTGAAGAGATAAAGGCAACTGAAAATGTAGGTATAATGTATGATCTTGGCACTTTTACTGTTAACCTTGCTGATAAAGATATAGAGAGATATTTAAGGATTTCAATAATCCTTGAACTTAAAGATCAGAAAGTTCAGCAGGAAGTTGAAAAAAGGCTTCCTGAAATAAAAGATGCAATTATAAGCCTTCTTTTAACGAAGCGTTCTACGGATCTTAGGACTCCAGAGGGAATAGAGTTTTTAAAGGAAGAGATCGCTAAGCGGGTAAATGCTATTTTGCCTCTTGGCGGTGTTAAAAACGTTTACTTTACTGACTTTATAATTCAGACAGGATAG
- a CDS encoding flagellar hook assembly protein FlgD: MDIPGVTYNPDSQVKVVDANYDNAKMSQEDFLKVLLADLQWQDPLEAKDISEFIDNTVKLKELESYNTFQQSVEQLLAANQANALLTASSLIGKLVKYEGNQTYVQNGVGYADIKLASSADTVKITILDSTGSVVETKTLYNLQGGVDYPISIENPDLPDGYYTVSIEATLNGNPVDATVISQALIIGVEKDTQGNIVLNTSSFTIENSNLIGIGG; the protein is encoded by the coding sequence ATGGATATACCTGGAGTAACCTATAATCCTGATAGTCAGGTTAAAGTTGTAGATGCAAATTATGACAATGCAAAAATGTCTCAGGAAGATTTTTTGAAGGTTCTTCTTGCAGATCTCCAGTGGCAGGATCCCCTTGAGGCAAAGGATATCTCTGAGTTTATTGATAATACGGTAAAACTTAAGGAGCTTGAATCTTATAATACTTTTCAGCAGAGTGTTGAACAACTTCTTGCTGCAAATCAGGCGAACGCTCTTTTAACAGCTTCTTCTTTGATAGGTAAGCTGGTTAAATATGAGGGAAATCAGACATACGTTCAAAACGGCGTTGGATATGCTGATATAAAACTTGCTTCATCTGCTGATACTGTTAAGATAACTATTCTTGACAGTACAGGCAGTGTGGTTGAAACAAAGACCCTCTACAATCTTCAGGGAGGGGTTGATTATCCTATCTCTATTGAAAATCCTGACCTTCCTGATGGTTATTACACTGTTAGTATTGAAGCAACTTTAAATGGAAATCCTGTTGATGCTACTGTTATAAGTCAGGCACTTATAATAGGTGTAGAGAAGGATACACAAGGGAATATTGTTCTTAACACTTCAAGCTTTACAATAGAAAACTCTAACCTTATTGGTATAGGAGGATAA
- the fliQ gene encoding flagellar biosynthesis protein FliQ — MTIDQVITIGQQMFKVTLLVGAPVLLITFLVGLIISVFQAATQIHEMTLTFIPKILAALVALFIFGSWMLVKLVDYTKENFNMIVTLLK, encoded by the coding sequence ATGACTATAGATCAGGTTATCACTATAGGTCAACAGATGTTTAAAGTGACTTTGCTTGTCGGTGCTCCTGTGCTTCTTATAACGTTTCTTGTAGGGCTTATAATAAGTGTTTTTCAGGCTGCAACTCAGATTCATGAGATGACTTTAACTTTTATTCCTAAAATACTGGCAGCACTTGTTGCTCTTTTTATTTTTGGAAGCTGGATGTTGGTTAAGCTTGTTGATTACACTAAAGAAAACTTTAACATGATTGTTACACTGCTAAAATGA